The Imtechella halotolerans DNA window CTAAGCGTTCATGTAAAAATTCACCAGCAGTAATATCATCATACAATTTCGGATGCTGATCATCTATGCAATTTTCAAGACAGTTTAGCGGCATATCACTTACAGGATGCATAAAGAAAGGAATAGAATAACGAGAAGTACCCCAAAGTTCGCGTGGTGGATTGACTACCTGATGTATCGTGGATTTAAGTCTATTATTGGTATGACGAGAAAGCATATCACCTACATTAATCATTAATTCATCTGGTTCAGCGATGGCATCTATCCATTCTCCTTTGTGATTCTGAACTTGCAACCCCTTTCCTTGAGCACCCATTAGCAAAGTGATTAAATTGATATCACCATGTGCTGCAGCACGAACTGCATTTTTAGGCTCTTCAGTAATAGGAGGGTAGTGAATAGGACGTAAAATGGAATTTCCATTTTTGATATACTTATCAAAGTATATTTCCTCAAGATTCAAGTGCAAGGCTAAAGCCCTCAAGACATATTTCGCAGTCTTTTCTAACATTTGATAGGTCTCTTTACCCACCTCATTAAAACTAGGCAATTCTTCAACTACCACATTAGGAGGATATTCAGCTTCAAGTTTAGGATCATCTTCAACATATTGACCAAAATGCCAAAACTCTTT harbors:
- a CDS encoding isopenicillin N synthase family dioxygenase encodes the protein MNAIPSVDLRDFLSEDPQRKEKFIREIGDAYEQIGFVALKGHFLSDELVSNLYSEIKKFFDLPVEVKEKYEIEGIGGQRGYTSFGKEHAKGKKEGDLKEFWHFGQYVEDDPKLEAEYPPNVVVEELPSFNEVGKETYQMLEKTAKYVLRALALHLNLEEIYFDKYIKNGNSILRPIHYPPITEEPKNAVRAAAHGDINLITLLMGAQGKGLQVQNHKGEWIDAIAEPDELMINVGDMLSRHTNNRLKSTIHQVVNPPRELWGTSRYSIPFFMHPVSDMPLNCLENCIDDQHPKLYDDITAGEFLHERLVDLGLIKK